The following coding sequences lie in one Pseudoxanthomonas sp. SE1 genomic window:
- a CDS encoding LacI family DNA-binding transcriptional regulator produces the protein MRSRIEDVAAAAGVSMKTVSRVLNNEPNVREEMRQRVMKAVDQLQYRPNLSARSLAGQRSYVIALVYNNPSRNYLMEIQSGMLDACRDNHYNLVLAPVGAPKQRKADDLKVVFEHFAPDGVVLIPPLTDDPVVLEFLEKHEVPFACIAPKHPEHRIGVMMDETAAVLELIAGLLAQGHRRIGHIKGPPAHGACQWRFKGYKDALRASGLEYDAELVVQGAFSFESGIEAGNRLLDLRRPPTAIFAANDDMAAGVIRAACERGLAVPRDISVCGFDDTPIARHIYPALTTVRQPTSEMGRLATLQLLARIRTADAGSMVHVEHEVLFRESTQPPARR, from the coding sequence ATGCGTAGTCGGATCGAAGACGTGGCTGCGGCTGCAGGCGTGTCCATGAAGACCGTGTCGCGCGTGCTCAACAATGAGCCGAACGTCCGTGAAGAAATGCGCCAGCGGGTCATGAAGGCCGTCGACCAGCTGCAATACCGTCCCAATCTGTCGGCGCGCAGCCTGGCCGGGCAGCGCTCGTATGTCATCGCGCTGGTCTACAACAACCCGTCGCGCAACTACCTGATGGAGATCCAGAGCGGCATGCTGGATGCCTGCCGCGACAACCACTACAACCTGGTGCTGGCACCGGTCGGTGCGCCGAAGCAGCGCAAGGCCGACGATCTGAAGGTGGTGTTCGAGCACTTCGCGCCGGACGGCGTGGTGTTGATTCCTCCGCTGACCGACGATCCCGTGGTGCTGGAATTCCTGGAAAAGCATGAAGTTCCATTCGCCTGCATCGCGCCGAAGCATCCGGAGCACCGCATCGGCGTGATGATGGACGAGACGGCCGCCGTGCTCGAACTGATCGCCGGGCTACTGGCGCAAGGCCATCGCCGCATCGGCCACATCAAGGGTCCACCAGCGCATGGCGCGTGCCAGTGGCGCTTCAAGGGTTACAAGGACGCATTGCGTGCATCGGGGCTGGAGTACGACGCGGAGCTGGTGGTGCAGGGCGCCTTCTCGTTCGAGTCCGGCATCGAAGCCGGCAATCGGCTGCTCGACCTGCGCCGGCCACCGACCGCGATCTTCGCGGCCAACGACGACATGGCCGCCGGCGTCATCCGCGCGGCGTGCGAGCGCGGGCTGGCGGTGCCGCGCGACATTTCGGTGTGCGGCTTCGATGACACGCCCATCGCGCGCCACATCTATCCCGCGTTGACGACGGTGCGGCAGCCCACGTCTGAAATGGGCAGGCTGGCCACGTTGCAACTGCTGGCGCGCATCCGCACGGCGGATGCCGGGAGCATGGTGCACGTAGAACACGAAGTGCTGTTCCGCGAATCGACGCAGCCACCCGCGCGGCGCTGA
- a CDS encoding TonB-dependent receptor: MKQVQSVPRKRVLTSALLLALAGPAWAQQTESQGNAGPAPATAGEVDPATLDTVVVKGIRASLESSMNLKRDAQGVVDGIVAEDIGKFPDTNLAESLQRISGVSIDRTSSGEGSKVTVRGMGPDYNLVLLNGRQMPASNLGSGGAGSSTSRSFDFANLASESVSEIRVFKTGRADNPTGGIGATIDVRTARPLQAEPVATFGLKAVNDSSNGNLPKTMQGSDFTGEMSGIFSQTYADGRFGVALSGSYQERDSGFNQASVADGWLTFYGDNSNSWQRLPLPGETYYDRIDNRPGLDDVYARPQNTGYSVNGVQRQRTNGQVTLQWAPTDNVTTTLDYNYIENKVQQQRSELSVWFNYGPGDSSWTDGPVAAPIIYSEDMTNADLSMGGMQLATKTTGDSLGFNVEWEVTDNLNLEFDYHNSSSESKPDSPLGSAGVLGVAAYVRGTTTVDYSGEIPIVNVQLPPGQTEVLASQALVTGSVFQNSYNKSEVEQLQAKGRFEFGDYSGLDFGVSAIDVQNRSASSVMQRDTWGGVGTPADYDDSIWYVDHMSRYFEAFGNHNNPNWTDAFLVFDFERLRQAAIDESGCASCYQMPTEFTDDMRTTEKSKSAYVQWTTMFDWSMPLHVALGVRYEKTEVVSTALERVGETISWVAANELYVNYAAEQTFGRREGDYDYFLPNLDLKLDISDSMVLRGSYSQTIGRPGWGAIRGGQQLANVVRITGGDGSRGDPSLEPLLSDNFDLSFEWYYSPGSYFSVGYFRKDIKNFISDTIVREEPFALHTPVGGTYWNNALAAGCLATDGDCIRNYIFANHAGDPGVDAVAGTITGQPGDPIAGFNITVPANQRSDTLDGFEINVQHLFGDSGFGIAANYTKVDSGLTFDDTDLGDQYPLVGLSDSANVVAFYDKGPWQVRAAYNWRDEFFNGVGGQGNNPNYVEEYGQFDMNVSYQVTPQLTISLEGINLTDETMRTHARHENMVRFATQTGPRYMFGLRYKF; this comes from the coding sequence ATGAAGCAAGTGCAATCCGTTCCAAGAAAGCGGGTGCTTACATCCGCATTGCTGCTCGCACTCGCAGGACCCGCATGGGCCCAGCAGACCGAGTCCCAGGGCAACGCCGGGCCGGCGCCCGCGACCGCAGGCGAGGTGGATCCCGCCACGCTGGATACCGTCGTGGTCAAGGGCATCCGCGCGAGCCTCGAGTCCTCGATGAACCTCAAGCGCGATGCGCAGGGTGTCGTCGATGGCATCGTCGCCGAGGACATCGGCAAGTTCCCGGATACCAACCTCGCCGAATCGCTCCAGCGCATCAGCGGTGTGTCGATCGATCGCACGTCGAGCGGTGAAGGCTCCAAGGTCACCGTGCGCGGCATGGGGCCGGACTACAACCTGGTGCTGCTCAACGGTCGCCAGATGCCGGCGTCCAACCTGGGCAGCGGCGGTGCGGGCTCGTCCACCTCGCGCTCGTTCGACTTCGCCAACCTGGCGAGCGAATCGGTGTCCGAGATCCGCGTGTTCAAGACCGGTCGCGCCGACAATCCGACCGGCGGCATCGGCGCCACCATCGACGTGCGTACAGCGCGTCCGCTGCAGGCCGAGCCGGTCGCGACGTTTGGCCTGAAGGCGGTCAACGACAGCTCCAACGGCAACCTGCCGAAGACCATGCAGGGCAGCGATTTCACGGGCGAGATGTCGGGCATCTTCAGCCAGACCTATGCCGATGGCCGTTTCGGCGTCGCGCTCAGCGGCAGTTATCAGGAGCGTGATTCCGGCTTCAACCAGGCATCGGTGGCCGATGGCTGGCTGACCTTCTACGGCGACAACTCCAACAGCTGGCAGCGCCTGCCGCTTCCCGGCGAAACCTACTATGACCGCATCGACAACCGTCCGGGCCTGGACGATGTCTACGCGCGTCCGCAGAACACCGGCTACAGCGTCAACGGCGTGCAGCGCCAGCGCACCAACGGCCAGGTGACGCTGCAGTGGGCGCCGACCGACAACGTGACGACCACGCTGGATTACAACTACATCGAGAACAAGGTTCAGCAGCAGCGCAGCGAGCTGTCGGTGTGGTTCAACTACGGCCCGGGCGACAGTTCATGGACCGATGGCCCGGTTGCGGCGCCGATCATCTATTCCGAAGACATGACCAACGCCGACCTTTCGATGGGCGGCATGCAGCTGGCGACCAAGACCACCGGTGATTCGCTGGGCTTCAACGTCGAGTGGGAAGTCACCGACAATCTCAATCTCGAGTTCGACTACCACAACTCCAGTTCCGAATCGAAGCCGGACAGTCCGCTCGGGTCGGCCGGCGTGCTCGGCGTGGCTGCGTATGTGCGCGGTACCACCACGGTCGATTACAGCGGCGAGATCCCGATCGTCAACGTCCAACTGCCGCCCGGCCAGACCGAGGTGCTCGCATCGCAGGCGCTGGTGACCGGTTCGGTGTTCCAGAACAGCTACAACAAGTCCGAGGTCGAACAGCTGCAGGCCAAGGGCCGCTTCGAGTTCGGTGATTACTCCGGGCTGGACTTCGGCGTGTCGGCCATCGATGTGCAGAACCGGTCGGCCTCGTCCGTGATGCAGCGCGATACCTGGGGTGGCGTCGGCACGCCGGCGGACTATGACGACAGCATCTGGTACGTCGACCACATGTCGCGCTATTTCGAAGCCTTCGGCAACCACAACAACCCGAACTGGACCGACGCGTTCCTCGTGTTCGACTTCGAGCGCCTGCGCCAGGCCGCGATCGACGAATCCGGCTGCGCGAGCTGCTACCAGATGCCGACCGAGTTCACCGACGACATGCGCACGACCGAGAAGTCGAAGAGCGCCTATGTGCAGTGGACCACGATGTTCGACTGGTCCATGCCGCTGCATGTGGCCCTGGGTGTCCGCTACGAGAAGACGGAAGTCGTTTCCACGGCGCTCGAGCGTGTCGGCGAAACCATCAGCTGGGTGGCGGCGAACGAGCTGTACGTGAACTACGCGGCCGAGCAGACGTTTGGCCGGCGCGAGGGCGACTACGATTATTTCCTGCCGAACCTGGACCTGAAGCTGGATATCAGCGACAGCATGGTGCTGCGCGGCAGCTACAGCCAGACCATCGGTCGTCCCGGCTGGGGTGCGATCCGCGGCGGCCAGCAACTGGCCAATGTCGTCCGTATCACCGGCGGCGACGGCAGTCGCGGCGACCCGTCGCTGGAGCCCCTGCTTTCGGACAACTTCGATCTGTCGTTCGAGTGGTACTACAGCCCCGGCAGCTACTTCTCGGTCGGCTACTTCCGCAAGGACATCAAGAACTTCATCAGCGACACCATCGTGCGCGAAGAACCGTTCGCCCTGCATACCCCGGTGGGCGGCACCTACTGGAACAATGCGCTCGCCGCGGGCTGCCTGGCGACGGACGGCGACTGCATCCGCAACTACATCTTCGCCAACCATGCCGGGGATCCGGGTGTCGATGCGGTCGCCGGTACGATCACGGGCCAACCGGGCGACCCGATCGCCGGGTTCAACATCACCGTTCCGGCCAACCAGCGGTCGGATACGCTCGATGGCTTCGAGATCAATGTCCAGCACCTGTTCGGCGACAGCGGTTTCGGTATCGCGGCCAACTACACCAAGGTCGATTCGGGGCTGACGTTCGACGACACGGACCTGGGTGACCAGTACCCGCTGGTGGGCCTGAGCGATTCGGCCAACGTGGTGGCGTTCTACGACAAGGGGCCGTGGCAGGTCCGCGCGGCGTACAACTGGCGCGACGAGTTCTTCAACGGCGTCGGCGGGCAGGGCAACAACCCGAACTACGTCGAAGAGTACGGCCAGTTCGACATGAACGTGAGCTACCAGGTGACGCCACAGCTGACGATCAGCCTGGAAGGCATCAACCTCACCGACGAGACGATGCGCACCCACGCCCGTCACGAGAACATGGTGCGGTTCGCCACCCAGACCGGCCCGCGCTACATGTTCGGCCTGCGGTACAAGTTCTGA
- a CDS encoding SapC family protein yields the protein MSQHVLLNNVEHRTLRVRAGHGAALGDAVMRALTFPAEFRELQAHYPIVFARDGEGRFVPLALFGLREGENLFLEGERWDATYVPLSVRRQPFLVGVSGEERLLHVDLGHPRVRDGGGEALFHDHGGATEFLERVKSVLLALHDGVVATPAFIDALLEHDLLESFVLDVKLDDGSHNRLAGFHTIDEARLQALSGDALERLARDGHLLPVYMVLASMSRFRDLIERTNQRRAAGR from the coding sequence ATGAGCCAGCACGTCCTGTTGAACAATGTCGAGCACCGGACGCTCCGCGTGCGGGCCGGCCATGGCGCCGCACTCGGCGATGCCGTGATGCGGGCACTGACATTCCCTGCCGAGTTCCGCGAGCTGCAGGCGCACTACCCGATCGTGTTCGCGCGCGACGGCGAAGGGCGCTTCGTTCCGCTGGCGCTGTTCGGCCTGCGGGAGGGCGAAAACCTCTTTCTCGAAGGGGAGCGCTGGGACGCCACGTATGTCCCGCTGTCCGTCAGGCGGCAGCCCTTCCTGGTCGGGGTATCCGGCGAAGAGCGGCTGCTGCATGTCGATCTCGGTCACCCGCGTGTCCGCGACGGGGGTGGCGAGGCGCTGTTCCATGACCATGGCGGTGCCACGGAGTTCCTGGAGCGCGTGAAGTCCGTGCTGCTGGCGCTGCATGATGGCGTCGTCGCCACGCCCGCCTTCATCGACGCCTTGCTGGAGCACGATCTGCTGGAATCGTTCGTGCTCGACGTGAAGCTGGATGACGGATCGCACAACCGGCTCGCGGGCTTCCATACCATCGACGAGGCACGGCTGCAGGCATTGTCGGGAGATGCACTGGAGCGACTGGCGCGCGATGGCCATCTGCTGCCCGTCTACATGGTGCTGGCATCGATGTCGCGCTTCCGCGATCTGATCGAACGGACCAACCAACGCCGTGCTGCCGGTCGCTGA
- a CDS encoding cupin-like domain-containing protein yields MPVAEPIDEIAGCGPQSLPEAVLLGARPVVLRGLVSAWPVVQAARASAVAGIDYLKRFDHGGMPVVATVAPPEAKGRVFYNEDLSGFNFRREQVPLSVALDTLRKYLDAAAPPSIYVASTTLDTFLPGFRAENDVDLRQRDPLASIWIGNRSRIAAHQDVPDNLACVVAGRRRVTLFPPEQLENLYIGPLDHTPAGQAVSLVDFAAPDPERFPRFAKAMEQARTAVLEPGDAVFIPSMWWHHMEGLDAFNVLVNYWWRASPAWMDTPMNALMLAIMSVRDLPVHERAVWKDVFDHYVFDYDEERDAGHVPEAARRVLAPLDEARVRHLRALLLQRLNR; encoded by the coding sequence CTGCCGGTCGCTGAGCCCATCGACGAGATCGCTGGCTGCGGTCCGCAGTCGCTGCCGGAGGCTGTGCTGCTTGGAGCACGGCCGGTGGTCCTGCGGGGGCTGGTCTCGGCCTGGCCCGTCGTGCAGGCGGCACGGGCATCGGCGGTGGCGGGCATCGACTACCTCAAGCGGTTCGACCATGGCGGCATGCCCGTCGTGGCCACCGTCGCTCCGCCCGAGGCGAAGGGGCGCGTGTTCTACAACGAGGACCTGAGCGGCTTCAATTTCCGTCGTGAGCAGGTGCCGCTGTCCGTCGCGCTCGACACGCTGCGCAAGTATCTCGATGCGGCAGCGCCGCCTTCCATCTACGTGGCCTCCACCACGCTCGACACCTTCCTGCCGGGATTCCGCGCCGAGAACGACGTCGATCTCCGCCAGCGCGATCCACTGGCCAGCATCTGGATCGGCAACCGCAGCCGGATCGCCGCGCACCAGGATGTACCGGACAACCTCGCCTGCGTGGTCGCGGGTCGCCGCCGGGTGACGCTGTTCCCGCCGGAGCAGCTGGAGAATCTCTACATCGGTCCGTTGGACCACACGCCCGCGGGGCAGGCGGTGAGCCTGGTCGATTTCGCCGCCCCTGATCCTGAGCGGTTCCCGAGGTTCGCCAAGGCCATGGAGCAGGCCCGGACCGCGGTGTTGGAGCCGGGCGATGCGGTGTTCATCCCCAGCATGTGGTGGCACCACATGGAAGGCCTGGATGCTTTCAACGTGCTGGTGAATTACTGGTGGCGTGCGTCGCCCGCGTGGATGGATACGCCGATGAACGCACTGATGCTGGCCATCATGAGCGTGCGCGACCTTCCCGTGCACGAGCGCGCGGTGTGGAAGGACGTGTTCGACCACTATGTTTTCGACTATGACGAGGAACGGGACGCCGGCCACGTGCCCGAAGCGGCACGGCGCGTGCTCGCGCCTCTCGATGAAGCCCGTGTCCGCCACCTGCGCGCGCTGCTGCTGCAGCGCCTCAACCGTTGA